The Longimicrobium sp. DNA segment ACCCCGGGCGGAAATCTCGGCCCAGGCGCGCTCCGCCTGCAGCAGGTGGCGGTGCTGGTGGCGCGGGAGGATGGTGAGCGCCGAGTAGACGCTGTACTTCATCTTGTCGCTGAAGGGCGAGCCCACCTTCAGCTTGTGGAGCGGCATTCCGTCGGACTGGCGGATGACCTCCTCCTGCTGGCGCTGAAGGTCTTCGAAGGTGGCGATGATGTCCGCCGCCGGCTCCTTTCCCGTGGGGATGAACGCCGCCGTCGTCTTCGCCTTGCCGCCCCCGCCCGGCTTCAGCACCCGCCAGATCAGCCATCCCAGGAAGTCGCGCCGGAAGCGGGCCGGGGCCCCGGTGCGCGGAGCATCCGCAAGGATCGCGGCGATCTTGGGCATGTACGCCTGCGAGGTGAGGTTCAGATGGGCGATGCACTCGCCGACCGACCAGCGCTCCGGGCCGGGGCGCTCGGCCCAGCGCTCGGCGGGGACGGTGGCGGCCAGGCGGCGCAGGCGCTCGCTGGCGGAGTGGAGCTCGTCGATCACGGCCTGCAGCTGGGGATTCATGCGGCTTCTCCGGGGATGGCGGAGGGACGGGAGACCGGAAGCGTGCACGTTCGGCGTCAGGGCGGCGCGGCGCCATCGGCATCCGGCGGACGCGGCGCGGGGAAATGCCGCACGCGAGCCGCAAGCTTGCGTGCGCCCGCGCCGGCTGCAAGCGGCGAAACATGGGACGGGCGAAATCGTCTCCGATGTGCTATATTATCCGCAGCAGGCGGCGTTCTTGTTCTGCGACGCTGACGATATTCCCTTATCTGGAGGTTTAGGTGTCCCCAATTGATCTAGCGGCCGAGATGGCGGCGGCGCGCAAGCGCCGGGATGATTTGACGCAGCGCCAGCTTCGCGAGGCTCGTGCGCGGGCCATCCGCGCCACGGTGCGCCCCGGCTCGTCGCGCACCGAGATCGAGGAGTGCGCCCGCAGCTTCTATCCCAAGCTGAATCCCGTCCTGCTGGAAGAGGCGATCGAGTTGGTGTGCGAAACGCCCCGCGACACCCTGCCGCTGACCACGCCCGTCACCGGCTGATCCGCTCCACGCCGGACGCAGTGGATTCCGGGGGCCGGACCGCACCACGCGGTCCGGCCCCCGGGCCGTTCCAGCCCACTTCCGCGGTGCGCGTTCCGTAGCTACATTGGATTGAGAACGATTCTCAATCGCGCAGAGCCATGACCCAGACGCCCCACGCCGCCCTCGCGGCGACGGACACCTTTCGGCAGATCAGCGAAACGGAGCGCGGCGAGCGCGCCCGGCGTGCAGCCGCGGGCGCCCTGGTGCTGGGCGCGGTGGAGCGGGCGGGCGAAGGCGCCGCGGACGAGTTCACGCTGCGCCGCGCGTCGGCCGAGGTGGCGGCGCTGGACCGCTGCGCCGAGCGCACCATTCTCCTGCGGATCGTGCGGGTGCTGGAAGACGCGGCTCCCCCCTCGCGGCTGGCGGGCGCCCTGGTGAGCTACGCCTGCGAGCTGGAGACCACGCGGCGGCTGCCGGAGGCGAACGCCGCCGTGTCGCTGGCCTTTGCCCTGGACGTGGGCAGCGGCGCCACCGCGCTCCACGCGGC contains these protein-coding regions:
- a CDS encoding DinB family protein — encoded protein: MNPQLQAVIDELHSASERLRRLAATVPAERWAERPGPERWSVGECIAHLNLTSQAYMPKIAAILADAPRTGAPARFRRDFLGWLIWRVLKPGGGGKAKTTAAFIPTGKEPAADIIATFEDLQRQQEEVIRQSDGMPLHKLKVGSPFSDKMKYSVYSALTILPRHQHRHLLQAERAWAEISARG